The following DNA comes from Vibrio gigantis.
GTAAGGTGCAGACGGCTTGCTCTTGGTTGGGCGGTCTTCACGCTTACATACTTCGTATTGCGCTTTTTCTAAAACGCTCACCGCAGCTTGTGTTTGCGCTTCATTTTCAGGTTTAAACGCAACACCGTCTTTTTGTGCGACTTGCAGTCTAAAGTCGGTTTTCTCTGCGGTTTTGGTATCAGCATGCACATCCCAGAACTCTTCAGGGATAAAGGCGTTGATCTCGCGCTCACGTTCTACCAATAGTTTTACCGCTACTGATTGAACACGGCCAGCGGATAGGCCTCGTGCTACTTTTTTCCAAAGCAGAGGTGACACCATAAAGCCAACAACACGGTCCATAAAACGTCGTGCCTGTTGTGCGTTTACGCCATCAATATTTAGCTCACCTGGAGTTTCAAAGGCTTGTTGAATAGCATTCTTGGTGATTTCATTAAAAACCACTCGCTTGTATCGCGTTTCATCGCCACCGATGATCTCACGAAGGTGCCATGCGATAGCTTCTCCTTCGCGATCCAAATCGGTTGCGAGATAAACATGGTCTGCGTTCTCAGCCAGTTTTTGCAATTCAGCAACGACTTTCTCTTTACCAGGTAGGATTTGGTAGTTCGCTTCCCACTCTTTGTATGGGTTGATACCCATCTTTTTGATAAGAGCTTTGCGATCTTTTTCTTTCTTGATACGAGCTTTATCTTCTGGGCTCATACCCTTGGTTGAAACTGCAGCAGCCTTTTGACCAGTACTTTGACCCGCCGTTGGTAAATCACGTACGTGACCTACACTCGACTTAACGACAAAGTCTTTGCCAAGATATTTATTGATAGTTTTAGCCTTGGCTGGCGACTCCACTATAACGAGCGATTTACCCATATTGACTCTAACGTCCTTAATCACGATGCTTCAGCACCAACAATTTAGCTTGTGGGCTTTTACGCATGATATTCTAAATTCATTGCTTCTTTTTTTACTATTGTGCGAGATTACTAGAAGATCAACCGCTTTTTTCAAAATTGGATCTGATCGCTCGACAATTCGACGACTCATAGATAAAAGGGTCACAATATAAAGAAGCTATAAAGTACTCACTAAGAATACTTGCAAGAGCCTATTCATCAGGCATTACGTCTAAACGGGCTCATACTAAGCTTGTCCGCGAATCTAACGCGAGCCCCATTCAATTATTTTTGCCGTAAATCACAAAATAAATTGTGGATGTTTGAAAAGACTCTCTTAATCGGTTGCGAAATCATTGAATTTCTAGTTCGACACAATAAACTCAACGTTATATTCAGTTATCAGAGATAAACTCATGACAAAGAAAGTAATAGCAGAATTTGATTTACTGCTTATCGCAAACCAAATTATCCAATCACATGATGACTACATTGAAGGCATGCGCGCAAACAGCGTAGTAGAAAAAGACGATGTACTCGTCTTCAAAGGTGAATACTTCTTAGACAGCAATGGAATGCCGACCGAGAATACAACCGCGGTATTTAACATGTTTAAATACTTAGCGCACCACCTTTCGAAAGAATTTACAATTCAACAATAATTAAAAAGCTTGCCCTGTAGGCAAGCTTTTTTTGTTCCTGAACCTTTACATACTGAGCATTTTTATAGACTTAGCATTTTCAGCTTGTCGAAGTAATCAGGGAATGTCTTTGACGTACAACCTGGATCATTAATCGTCACAGGCGTATCGCTCAAGGCAACCAGCGAGAAACACATCGCCATACGGTGATCATCATAAGTATCAATCGCTGCATGGGTCAGTTCTGCCACTGGGTTAACAATGATATAATCTTCACCCTCTTCAACCTCAGCACCGACTTTGCGTAGTTCTGTTGCCATTGCAGCCAATCGGTCTGTCTCTTTAACACGCCAGTTGTAGACATTGCGGATTGCCGTTGTCCCTTTAGCAAACAATGCGGTCGTCGCGATAGTCATCGCAGCATCTGGGATATGGTTATAGTCCATATCAATGCCTTTCAGTTCGCCACAACGAGAAATAACGTAGTCGTCACCCCATTCAATTTCCGCACCCATTTTCTCAAGTGCATCAGCGAATTGGATATCACCTTGGATACTGTTTTTACCAATACCAGTGACCTTAATTTCACCACCTTTGATAGCAGCAGCTGCAAGGAAATATGACGCAGATGATGCATCACCTTCAACCAAGAAATCACCTGGTGCCGAGTAAGATTGTCCAGTAGGAATTACAAACTCTTGGTAATCATTATTGATCACGTCAACACCAAATTGTTTCATGATGTGCAGCGTAATATCGATGTAAGGTTTAGATACCAATTCACCTTCAATTTTGATGGTTACGTCACCTTCAGCTAAGGGCGCAGCCATTAAAAATGCTGTCAAGAATTGACTAGAGATAGAACCATCGATTGAAACCGTACCGCTCTTAAGGCCAGTACCTGTGATCTTCAATGGTGGGTAATTTTCGTTTTCTAAGTATTCAACGTCAGCGCCGGCTTCTCGCAGTGCTGTAACTAAGTGGCCAATT
Coding sequences within:
- a CDS encoding YciN family protein, with product MTKKVIAEFDLLLIANQIIQSHDDYIEGMRANSVVEKDDVLVFKGEYFLDSNGMPTENTTAVFNMFKYLAHHLSKEFTIQQ
- the aroA gene encoding 3-phosphoshikimate 1-carboxyvinyltransferase; translation: MESLTLQPIQKVNGEVNLPGSKSVSNRALLLAALAKGTTRLTNLLDSDDIRHMLNALTQLGVDYQLSADKTVCEVTGVGGAFSSDKALELFLGNAGTAMRPLAAALCLGRGEYVLTGEPRMKERPIGHLVTALREAGADVEYLENENYPPLKITGTGLKSGTVSIDGSISSQFLTAFLMAAPLAEGDVTIKIEGELVSKPYIDITLHIMKQFGVDVINNDYQEFVIPTGQSYSAPGDFLVEGDASSASYFLAAAAIKGGEIKVTGIGKNSIQGDIQFADALEKMGAEIEWGDDYVISRCGELKGIDMDYNHIPDAAMTIATTALFAKGTTAIRNVYNWRVKETDRLAAMATELRKVGAEVEEGEDYIIVNPVAELTHAAIDTYDDHRMAMCFSLVALSDTPVTINDPGCTSKTFPDYFDKLKMLSL